A part of Brachybacterium faecium DSM 4810 genomic DNA contains:
- a CDS encoding metalloendopeptidase-like membrane protein (PFAM: Peptidase family M23), which yields MRKHRAVGGTHRDSAVSAGAVKVGVLGVLATATIAAPLAAAAAGVDESVPQGETLAQAQPAAPAPQAPAPVALPAVQSEEDSGEQTAVETRSEDGASRSEERTAVEDKSGADESAPAQDADAEASEDEGTGIEVSIPEPEPEPTEAEGAGDSADAPASESGYLRPVSGPITSGFGGRVHPVLGYFKGHDGVDFGASCGTPVAAAKSGTVVAVEYHHASGNRVKIDHGNGVITGYYHLQGFNTSVGATVSAGDTVGYVGSTGRSTGCHLHFAKMDEAGNYSNPMSLLR from the coding sequence GTGCGCAAGCACCGCGCAGTCGGGGGAACCCACCGTGACTCGGCCGTCTCCGCGGGAGCGGTGAAGGTCGGGGTCCTCGGCGTCCTCGCCACCGCCACCATCGCCGCGCCCCTCGCCGCGGCCGCCGCCGGGGTCGACGAGAGCGTGCCGCAGGGCGAGACCCTCGCCCAGGCGCAGCCCGCCGCACCCGCACCGCAGGCCCCCGCCCCCGTCGCCCTGCCCGCCGTGCAGTCCGAGGAGGACTCCGGCGAGCAGACCGCCGTCGAGACCCGCTCGGAGGATGGCGCCAGCCGCTCCGAGGAGCGCACCGCCGTCGAGGACAAGTCCGGCGCCGACGAGTCCGCCCCCGCGCAGGACGCGGACGCCGAGGCGAGCGAGGACGAGGGCACCGGCATCGAGGTGTCCATCCCCGAGCCGGAGCCCGAGCCCACCGAGGCCGAAGGGGCCGGCGACAGCGCCGACGCCCCCGCGAGCGAGTCCGGCTACCTCCGCCCCGTCAGCGGCCCCATCACCTCCGGCTTCGGCGGTCGCGTGCACCCCGTGCTCGGCTACTTCAAGGGCCACGACGGCGTCGACTTCGGCGCCTCCTGCGGCACCCCCGTGGCGGCCGCGAAGTCCGGCACCGTCGTCGCCGTCGAGTACCACCACGCCTCCGGCAACCGCGTGAAGATCGACCACGGCAACGGCGTGATCACCGGCTACTACCACCTGCAGGGCTTCAACACCTCCGTGGGCGCGACCGTCAGCGCCGGGGACACCGTCGGCTACGTCGGCTCCACCGGCCGCTCCACCGGCTGCCACCTGCACTTCGCCAAGATGGACGAGGCGGGCAACTACTCCAACCCGATGTCGCTCCTGCGGTGA
- a CDS encoding O-sialoglycoprotein endopeptidase (PFAM: Glycoprotease family~TIGRFAM: metalloendopeptidase, putative, glycoprotease family): MTSTASPVVLGVESSCDETGFGIVSDGVLLGQGLASSAAQHADFGGVVPEIAARAHLEAVVPTLRIALDDAGVELSDISHVAVTSGPGLATAVHVGLAAAKSIAWSLGAPLYGVHHLAGHAAADTLEHGPLPERSIVLIVSGGHTSILAIGDLVRDPIEHLGDTLDDAAGEAFDKVARLLGLGYPGGPAISRAAVDGDPTAYSFPRAMLRPKDAPYTFSFSGLKTAVARTVETLERAGEPVPVADIAASFEQAVVDVLVTKSLRAVRERALDTLVIVGGVAANARLRAVAQEKCEAAGITLRIPPPRLCTDNGAMIAAVGDLLVRSGAEPSGLRIAADPSAVLHGAQLPLPR; the protein is encoded by the coding sequence GTGACCAGCACCGCGAGCCCTGTCGTCCTGGGAGTCGAATCCTCCTGCGACGAGACCGGATTCGGCATCGTCTCCGACGGCGTCCTGCTCGGGCAGGGGCTCGCCTCGAGCGCCGCGCAGCACGCCGACTTCGGGGGAGTGGTCCCCGAGATCGCGGCGCGCGCGCACCTGGAGGCCGTGGTCCCCACGCTCCGGATCGCGCTCGACGACGCCGGCGTCGAGCTCTCCGACATCTCGCACGTCGCGGTCACCTCCGGGCCCGGGCTGGCGACCGCCGTGCACGTGGGGCTCGCCGCGGCGAAGTCCATCGCCTGGTCCCTCGGCGCGCCGCTGTACGGCGTCCACCACCTCGCCGGGCACGCCGCCGCCGACACCCTCGAGCACGGCCCGCTGCCCGAGCGCAGCATCGTGCTCATCGTCTCCGGCGGGCACACCTCGATACTCGCCATCGGCGACCTGGTGCGCGACCCGATCGAGCACCTCGGCGACACCCTGGACGACGCCGCCGGCGAGGCCTTCGACAAGGTCGCGCGGCTGCTGGGGCTCGGCTATCCGGGCGGTCCCGCGATCTCCCGCGCCGCCGTGGACGGCGACCCCACCGCGTACTCCTTCCCCCGCGCCATGCTGCGGCCGAAGGACGCGCCGTACACCTTCTCCTTCTCCGGGCTCAAGACCGCCGTCGCCCGCACCGTCGAGACGCTCGAGCGGGCCGGCGAGCCGGTCCCGGTCGCGGACATCGCCGCCTCCTTCGAACAGGCCGTGGTGGACGTGCTGGTCACCAAGTCGCTCCGGGCGGTGCGCGAGCGCGCCCTGGACACCCTGGTGATCGTCGGCGGCGTCGCGGCCAACGCCCGCCTGCGCGCCGTCGCGCAGGAGAAGTGCGAGGCCGCCGGCATCACGCTGCGCATCCCGCCGCCGCGGCTGTGCACCGACAACGGGGCGATGATCGCCGCGGTCGGCGACCTGCTGGTGCGCTCGGGCGCCGAGCCCAGCGGACTGCGCATCGCCGCAGACCCCTCGGCCGTGCTCCATGGCGCCCAGCTGCCCCTGCCGCGGTGA
- a CDS encoding trehalose-phosphatase (PFAM: Trehalose-phosphatase; Glycosyltransferase family 20~TIGRFAM: trehalose-phosphatase; alpha,alpha-trehalose-phosphate synthase [UDP-forming]; HAD-superfamily hydrolase, subfamily IIB) has translation MPSSSSSVQDRSPQHELVVVANRLPVDSRTLPDGATEWVTSPGGLVTAMESVMRTVESGAWVGWAGSPGEAPDPFDADGMRLYPVRLDQSDVERYYEGYSNATLWPLYHDVIVDPEFHRGWWDSYLSANRRFAAAAAPVAAPGGTIWVHDYQLQLVPRMIRDKRNDVRIGFFNHIPFPPVELFSQLPKRNSILRGLLGADLIGFQRESDTLNFVASVRRLLGYHVDGTTISVPGIGAAPVREVQVETFPISIDSAAVSALTEDPEICERAAELRRELGDPEKVVLGVDRLDYTKGIRHRLKAWGELLDDGSIDPHDIVMIQVATPSRERVEAYRQLRDEVELTVGRINGEHAPIGRPAVSYQHHSFDRREMTALFMAADVVLVTALRDGMNLVAKEYVASRPDLQGVLVLSEFAGAADELRAAVLVNPHDIDELKAAILRSLAMPPEEQEDSMRSLRHQVMENDVQAWAHHFLERLETSQTPDSEDAPLVRLTGDRPSDPREVETALDEFTSVPRLLIASDFDGVLAPIVADRDAVQPDQEALAALRELADLPGVAVALVSGRSLEDLDSHTGMPSSVVLVGSHGAEVGALPPWMQAEVLDKSALSMTPEKEEQLETITRTLRRIARAHPGTEVETKPTAAVLHTRNATGRGSINATESALEYAMTLPDVTVTPGKEVVEFAVVHTSKGAAIDALARASAADAWLYLGDDITDESVFSQLSDHDLGLKVGGGDTAARLRIADTGAVREVLQRLLALRAAQS, from the coding sequence GTGCCCTCATCATCATCCTCGGTCCAGGACCGCTCCCCCCAACACGAGCTGGTGGTGGTCGCCAACCGCCTGCCCGTGGATTCCCGCACCCTGCCCGACGGCGCGACCGAATGGGTGACGAGCCCCGGCGGGCTGGTCACCGCGATGGAGTCGGTGATGCGCACCGTCGAGTCCGGCGCGTGGGTGGGCTGGGCCGGATCGCCCGGCGAGGCCCCGGACCCCTTCGACGCCGACGGGATGCGCCTGTACCCGGTGCGGCTGGACCAGAGCGACGTCGAGCGGTACTACGAGGGGTACTCCAACGCGACCCTGTGGCCGCTCTACCACGACGTAATCGTCGATCCCGAGTTCCATCGCGGCTGGTGGGACTCCTACCTCTCGGCCAACCGCCGTTTCGCCGCGGCGGCGGCCCCGGTCGCGGCCCCGGGCGGCACCATCTGGGTGCACGACTACCAGCTGCAGCTCGTGCCGCGGATGATCCGGGACAAGCGCAACGATGTGCGCATCGGATTCTTCAACCACATCCCGTTCCCGCCCGTGGAGCTGTTCTCCCAGCTGCCCAAGCGCAACTCGATCCTGCGCGGCCTGCTGGGCGCGGATCTCATCGGCTTCCAGCGCGAGAGCGACACGCTGAACTTCGTCGCCTCGGTGCGCCGCCTGCTCGGCTACCACGTCGACGGCACCACCATCTCCGTGCCCGGCATCGGCGCCGCCCCGGTGCGGGAGGTGCAGGTCGAGACGTTCCCCATCTCGATCGACTCGGCCGCGGTCTCCGCACTCACCGAGGATCCCGAGATCTGCGAGCGCGCCGCCGAGCTGCGTCGCGAGCTCGGCGATCCGGAGAAGGTGGTGCTGGGCGTGGACCGGCTGGACTACACCAAGGGCATCCGGCACCGGCTGAAGGCCTGGGGCGAGCTGCTCGACGACGGGTCGATCGATCCCCACGACATCGTGATGATCCAGGTCGCGACCCCCTCGCGCGAACGGGTGGAGGCCTACCGGCAGCTGCGCGACGAGGTCGAGCTGACCGTGGGCCGCATCAACGGCGAGCACGCCCCCATCGGGCGCCCGGCCGTCTCCTACCAGCACCACTCCTTCGACCGCCGCGAGATGACCGCGCTGTTCATGGCCGCGGACGTGGTGCTGGTGACCGCGCTGCGCGACGGGATGAACCTGGTCGCCAAGGAGTACGTCGCCTCCCGCCCGGATCTGCAGGGCGTGCTGGTGCTCAGCGAATTCGCGGGCGCCGCGGACGAGCTGCGCGCCGCCGTGCTCGTGAACCCGCACGACATCGATGAGCTCAAGGCTGCGATCCTGCGCTCCCTGGCGATGCCTCCCGAGGAGCAGGAGGACTCGATGCGGTCGCTGCGCCACCAGGTGATGGAGAACGACGTGCAGGCCTGGGCGCATCACTTCCTCGAGCGCCTCGAGACCTCGCAGACCCCCGACAGCGAGGACGCGCCGCTCGTGCGCCTCACCGGCGACCGGCCCAGCGATCCCCGCGAGGTCGAGACGGCGCTGGACGAGTTCACGTCGGTGCCGCGCCTGCTGATCGCCTCCGACTTCGACGGCGTGCTCGCCCCGATCGTCGCCGACCGGGACGCGGTGCAGCCGGACCAAGAGGCGCTCGCCGCGCTGCGGGAGCTCGCCGACCTGCCGGGCGTGGCCGTCGCGCTGGTCTCGGGCCGCTCCCTCGAGGATCTCGACTCCCACACCGGGATGCCGAGCTCGGTGGTGCTGGTGGGCTCGCACGGCGCCGAGGTGGGGGCCCTGCCGCCGTGGATGCAGGCCGAGGTGCTCGACAAGTCGGCGCTGAGCATGACCCCCGAGAAGGAGGAGCAGCTCGAGACGATCACCCGCACGCTGCGCCGCATCGCGCGGGCGCATCCCGGCACGGAGGTCGAGACGAAGCCGACGGCGGCGGTGCTGCACACCCGCAACGCCACCGGTCGCGGCAGCATCAACGCCACGGAATCCGCGCTCGAGTACGCCATGACGCTGCCGGACGTCACGGTGACGCCGGGCAAGGAGGTGGTGGAGTTCGCGGTGGTCCACACCTCGAAGGGCGCGGCGATCGACGCGCTCGCCCGTGCCAGCGCCGCCGATGCGTGGCTCTACCTCGGCGACGACATCACCGACGAATCCGTCTTCTCCCAGCTCAGCGACCACGACCTCGGCCTGAAGGTGGGCGGCGGCGACACCGCGGCCCGGCTGCGGATCGCGGACACCGGCGCGGTGCGGGAGGTGCTGCAGCGCCTGCTCGCGCTGCGCGCCGCACAGAGCTGA